The Theobroma cacao cultivar B97-61/B2 chromosome 1, Criollo_cocoa_genome_V2, whole genome shotgun sequence genome contains the following window.
CGTAAATTCCTTTGCATTTCGGTGAATCAACCAATAACCCAGCTTTTGActtcaatatttttaactaTGCTTTCACATAAGCTGGTGCCTGGGAACGCCAAAATGTATCAAAGCTGACCCAAATCACTACCAAGCGGCAgcatataatttttgtctctTGCAAGAGACAAAACCAACATCTCCCTTCTTTCCCTTTCCACTCTTCTGTCCATTGTCTTGCACTTGGATTTCGTCTTCCAAATTCGATAGCTAAGGCCTAAGAGTGCAATTATGCAGCCAGCTGTGATCCACATGCTCATAGATAGCTGTGGTCCTTGGATTGCCCGGAGATGCTATCACATTGAGCAAGAAATACCCTTTATTTCCGGAATGCGTCTCATGGCATATTAATACACATTTAAGTTTTCCCAACAAGAactatagaaaaaaaaaaaacagagacTTTAATCTACCCCCTGAATAGCCCGTGTAGGTCGGGTTTGAGCAGTAATTCTACAGTAGACGACATGTGGGGGATGTTTCCTTCACCATGTCTGAGAAAATCACTGTAATCAACTTCTTCATGAGTTAACATTTCATTATATTGTACCTCAAAGACCAGGCACTTTATTGTAATGCTTTAATTTGAGCGGCAAAAGgatggagagagaaaaaataaagttaacgTTTGGCTTCTCTGGGCTTAATGCATTAAAAAAGTAAAGTTGTTATGCTGTTGTCCTTTGATAGTACACTCAAATCCCACAGGTGGAATTTACTGGTACTAGTGAAGTCAGAAGGAGCTATAGGAGGAGGAATAGAGGTCAGGGTTTTATAGAATAGTATTGATTCTTCCGAAatgctttcctttttttaatgaatttcctctttataaaataaaattaatattggaaatttcaaaatttgcatCAATGCTTCCAACGTTTTTCTCACGTCTCCAAAACAAAGTGAATGGTTGTTGATTTTGGGCCCTTACAAAGTAGGCAAAGGAAACAAAAGCCACGAAAGAGAAAATCAGAAAATGACGTGACAGAAAAGATATTAGAAAGGAAAGGCAGGAAATAGCCAAACATGTTCATAAGTATTAATTAATACCATTTAAATCTCCTTCAAGGAGTTtataaagaagtaaaaaggATAAGAGGTGGTCTGGCCCATCTCGTTTAGGATCTTGGTTCCCGATAATTAGCATTCAGATGGGCCGGATCATATCCGAAAAAACCAGCCCATTTTGGCCCGCCTTGAGATTCATTAAAACCCAATTAAGCTACGACCTTGACGATCTAGCGGATGATACCGCCTCACCCTGGATGGAATAATAATCGAGCGACCCAAAATTACCATGACAGCGTCCTCTTGACACTTGTAGGGCTTTGTTTGGCACTATAATTGGGATTACGCCCTTGTAAGTCCAATTAATTTTTCCTTACACCCAAATCCCAAACAcgctttctctttcttctagGGTTTTCCAGTTGAGGTTTTACTCTCAACTTTGCAAGGTACTCTCCGTACGTTTCCTTGATTCTTTTCTCCAAGAAGACGAAGGACAACGCAACTAACTGTCCCTAGGGTATGTTCATTCTAGGGTTTATAATTGCATTTCTGGGCTCTCTTTGTTTTTAGGTTTCTATTGGGGATAAAGGTGCAATTTTGTTTGGGGGGGACAATGAGGCCTGTTTTTGTGGGGAACTTTGAGTACGAGACTCGGCAGTCGGAGCTGGAGCGTTTGTTTTCAAAGTACGGGAGGATCGAGCGCGTCGACATGAAATCTGGTAAAATATATATTCCGATGACTATAAGAACAATGAATGTGCCCTGTTTGGATTGTACTTTTAGTGCTATTAGCGAAATGAATTTGCCACTGCTTTGATGTTAGATTGTGGGCTGATTGAGTTGAATCCTTTCTGAATCTAAAATGcgtatttttaatgttttggtGCATCGTCCCACTTAACTCCAATGGAGTTTCTTTTATAACTGTTATCCTGGTGGAGCTActcttttggttttcttctctcttcatGTGGCTACCTTTTCATCAATCTCTATCTTTTTCTCTCGCTTTTTGTCACTATAAAGAACAACTCGTATACTAGTTTTATGCTTTGCCTTTTTGCCTGCCGGCTGAGCATCTTGTGACCCGGTGCCAGATCTTGTCTTTAATAATGTCTTAACTTAACTGACCCTTGAAGCTAATGAGGGGAATGTTGGGAGTGATTTCATGAGTAGCAGTCCGCAGGAGGATGCTTGTGACcttgatttttgaataaaCGAAATGTGTTAAATGGGCAATTTCCTTGTTGGAATTGGATGTCTGATATACAGCATCTATAGCGGTCTGTATATCTGATCACACCATCcagaagaaattaaaatggCAACCgcagattttcaatttttctggAGAAAACCTCCATATTAAGTGTTTGTTTTGACGCAGGAACTACTAAGGGAAAATGAGCTTCTATCTGGGCTCGCCAACTTCTCTGCAAAAAACTTCTATTGCAATGGAAAATTTCCTGCCTGCCTGCCTGCTCTACTGCCACTCACAGATGGCATCATCCTGCATTTTCTTCACTCGATCATGTTACTCACCCTCCTCACTGGCTGGTGGGGACCTATCAAATTATCATGTCATGCCTACTACCATTGACTATAGAGGATCTCTGGATTCTGTCATGCCATGCCTACTACCACTGACTATAGAGGATCTCTGAATTCTGTCATGCCATGCCTTCCATTTCTGAACTCCTGCTGTCTGAATGGCGAAACATGCTTTGCAATGATGTCTCAGACCTCAAAATTTGGATTTTAACCTTTAACATGCTACCATCTTGATTTAGTTCATCATGCAACGCTTCTACATCCTTATGTGTATCAGCCCTTCCTTCACATACATGCAGGTGTcgtatatttttcttaattcttgCAGGGAAAAGATATCCTGTGATTTGGCTGATGTACCCCTAGCTGTCTGGGTATAGCAACAATGGTACAAATTGTTATTTCTGCCCCTGATATCAGTGTATTTTGCAGGATTtgcttttgtttattttgaggATGAACGTGATGCTGAAGATGCTATTCGTGGACTTGATAATATTCCTTTTGGTTATGACCGGCGTCGACTGTCTGTGGAGTGGGCTAAGGTGTGTTATTGTTCGTCTGAATTACTCATTTCTAGAGTTGCTGGTTTTGAGTTTTAATTGGGAATGAAATCAATAATTTCTGATTTAAAGTGaataatttctttcttgtcAGGGTGAACGTGGTCGGCATCGCGATGGTTCTAGGTCTACAACAAATCAGAGGCCCACTAAAACCTTGTTTGTTATCAACTTCGATCCAATTCGTACAAGGGAACGAGATATACTAAGGCACTTTGAGCCATATGGGAAGGTTCTTCATGTTCGCATTAGGAGGAACTTTGCATTCGTGCAGTTTGCAACACAAGAGGATGCTACAAAAGCCCTCGAGGCTACACAAAGGAGGTAGTAATATACTTGTTTGTTTCATTGATTTCATGGTCAGATGGTATTGCTCCTAAAGTACCATCTTTTGCCTTTACAGCAAGTTGCTGGACAGGGTTGTGTCTGTTGAATACGCTTTAAGGGATGATGATGAGAGGGATGACAGATATGAGAGCCCTAGAAGAGGTGGTGGTTATCGTAGACGTGGTGATAGTCCATATGGGAGGTCACCAAGTCCTGCATATCGCAGGCGACCTAGCCCTGATTATGGTAGGGCTCGAAGTCCTGTTTATGATCGCTATAATGGTCCTGCTTATGACAGGCGCAAGAGTCCTGAGTACGGGAGGCACAGGAGTCCTGAGCATGGCAGTGGCAGATATCGCAGGTAGTGATTATAGCCATTATTGTTGCTTGCCGGttctttatctctttttcCGAAGTTTCTTTTGTGAGCCTATTGTAACATGcttcaaattatatatttttttagtcCATAATTAATGCCATCCTTACTGTTCATTGAATTAGCAGCCAGTCACCTGCCCGAAGGTCCCGCACTTAGATGGCTGTCAGATTGATGGGGAAAAACTTGTTCAACATATGGGtccttaatattttttgtggTTCTCTGCCTAGCTGCGTGTGCGCTTCGTATAAGAATGAACtagcttttttctttctttcccgtTGTACTTTAAGTTGGGGGATTCTAGGTCAAACTACAATCATTACTCGGTTGTAATATGCAGTCACAGTTTGGATTTATGGGGTGATCTTTTGATATGGAGTCGAGAGCCACTTTTTCGTGTTAATATAGATAGTTTTGCTGACTAAAATGACCTTTGCTGGTTACTTCTTTCCCCTTTAACATCTTCTGCTGCTATTTGGTCGACTGATGATTTTTCTTACAGGACTTCGACTTTGTActttcacttattttcaaatatcAGGATTGAGAAATCACCACCAAGGAACCAGAGGTGTCTGTGGTTATGTGGAATTATGAAGTGAATGGTTTAATTAATACATAGATCGTGATAAAGTGCCTTATGAACATGGTTTCTCTTTTCCGGGGACTTGCCTACAAGTTTGAATTCGGTATTTAGTCCTGCAAGTTAAGATTTGGTAAGAAAGTCTTGGCGTTTTCTGTACCCAGTACCCACCTA
Protein-coding sequences here:
- the LOC18613934 gene encoding serine/arginine-rich splicing factor RS31 isoform X2, which codes for MRPVFVGNFEYETRQSELERLFSKYGRIERVDMKSGFAFVYFEDERDAEDAIRGLDNIPFGYDRRRLSVEWAKGERGRHRDGSRSTTNQRPTKTLFVINFDPIRTRERDILRHFEPYGKVLHVRIRRNFAFVQFATQEDATKALEATQRSKLLDRVVSVEYALRDDDERDDRYESPRRGGGYRRRGDSPYGRSPSPAYRRRPSPDYGRARSPVYDRYNGPAYDRRKSPEYGRHRSPEHGSGRYRSQSPARRSRT
- the LOC18613934 gene encoding serine/arginine-rich splicing factor RS31 isoform X1 gives rise to the protein MRPVFVGNFEYETRQSELERLFSKYGRIERVDMKSGFAFVYFEDERDAEDAIRGLDNIPFGYDRRRLSVEWAKGERGRHRDGSRSTTNQRPTKTLFVINFDPIRTRERDILRHFEPYGKVLHVRIRRNFAFVQFATQEDATKALEATQRSKLLDRVVSVEYALRDDDERDDRYESPRRGGGYRRRGDSPYGRSPSPAYRRRPSPDYGRARSPVYDRYNGPAYDRRKSPEYGRHRSPEHGSGRYRSSQSPARRSRT